A stretch of the Panicum virgatum strain AP13 chromosome 9N, P.virgatum_v5, whole genome shotgun sequence genome encodes the following:
- the LOC120688743 gene encoding plant cysteine oxidase 2-like, translated as MESSAAGVVRSEESREGPLSGGVAERGGAGRSRGEEVEGGGAGERRPGVAARPGSAAAAPLSGQKRRREAEDGGSGSGRESGGDNSSQLAAPRRHPAKGPPPVPRVVLRPVPPLQGLVNACRTVFTGSSLPPMAPVVHFIRSIMNLIGPYDVGLRDDIAVFFLPFGTVMPLHDHPGMTVFSKLLIGSAHVEGYDWVRPRVSGGGSRMLAEKVLDRDVTPASGTWALFPEAGGNMHRFVAGEETHCAFLDVLAPPYAPAEQRRCTYYKDTPYEPCRCKHCCSLARLTNRIGARCDHSHTTQRHGRPLAWLEEEVDEPRDLRIVSLPYRGPKIY; from the exons ATGGAAAGCAGCGCAGCTGGCGTTGTGAGGAGCGAGGAATCGCGGGAAGGACCCCTTTCCGGCGGAGTGGCGGAGCGCGGAGGTGCTGGACGATCGCGCGGCGAGGAGGTTGAGGGCGGGGGAGCTGGGGAGCGACGCCCTGGGGTGGCGGCGAGGCCAggaagcgcggcggcggcgccgctgtcGGGGCAGAAGAGGAGGCGGGAGGCGGAGGacggcgggagcgggagcgggagggaGAGCGGCGGCGACAACTCGTCGCAgctggcggcgccgcggcgccacCCCGCGaaggggccgccgccggtgccgcgcgTGGTGTTGCGGCCGGTGCCGCCTCTCCAGGGGCTCGTGAACGCCTGCCGCACCGTGTTCACCGGCTCCAGCTTGCCACCGATGGCCCCCGTCGTCCACTTCATCCGCAGCATAATGA ATCTGATCGGGCCGTACGACGTCGGGCTCAGGGACGAT ATCGCAGTGTTCTTCCTGCCCTTCGGAACGGTCATGCCGCTCCACGACCACCCCGGCATGACGGTGTTCAGCAAGCTCCTCATCGGGTCGGCGCACGTCGAGGGCTACGACTGGGTCCGCCCCCGCGTCTCCGGCGGGGGGTCCAGGATGCTCGCGGAGAAGGTGCTGGACCGCGACGTCACGCCGGCGTCCGGCACCTGGGCGCTGTTCCCGGAGGCCGGCGGGAACATGCACCGGTTCGTGGCCGGCGAGGAGACCCACTGCGCGTTCCTCGACGTCCTCGCGCCGCCCTACGCCccggcggagcagcggcgctGCACGTACTACAAGGACACCCCCTACGAGCCATGCCGCTGTAAGCACTGCTGCTCCCTAGCTCGCCTCACAAACAGGATCGGAGCTCGATGTGATCATTCTCAT ACGACGCAGAGGCACGGGCGGCCGCTGGCatggctggaggaggaggtcgaCGAGCCTAGGGACTTGCGGATTGTTAGTTTGCCGTACCGAGGCCCGAAAATCTATTAG
- the LOC120691098 gene encoding transcription antitermination protein NusB-like, whose product MEAAPALRTFSPSSSSPAGVGPRRVLAAPAPAPRRARALAAPPPPRAVASSRAPLVVSSPPPPPAVSVTPAPTPAHAKVDRSGRFCSPRAARELALMISYAACLEGADVVRLFDRRISARREPGYVFDKACLASYNHMSFGGGPLEVGTEEEAEKLTSENEMDSVNEAEVLSAPPKLVYNNFVLRLSRELLVAVASGWDKHVDIIDKIIPQTWKDEPVARILELCILHIAMAEMTSKGTPHKVVINEAVDLAKRFCDGGAPRVINGCLRTFVKDHVDNTGTSQAAESKA is encoded by the exons ATGGAAGCAGCACCAGCCCTACGCACATTCTccccctcctcgtcctccccaGCGGGAGTCGGACCCCGCCGTGTTCtcgcggccccggccccggccccgcggCGCGCCCGGGCGCtcgcggcgccgcctccgccccgcgccgtcgcctcctcccgcgcgccgcTGGTGGTCTCcagccctccgccgcctcccgcggTGTCGGTTACGCCCGCGCCGACCCCCGCGCACGCCAAGGTCGACCGCTCCGGCCGCTTCTGcagcccccgcgccgcccgggAGCTCGCGCT GATGATTTCCTACGCCGCGTGCCTGGAGGGCGCCGACGTCGTCCGGCTCTTCGACCGACGGATCAGTGCGAGGCGAG AGCCCGGGTATGTTTTCGACAAGGCGTGCCTGGCGAGTTACAACCATATGAGCTTCGGCGGGGGACCTCTTGAGGTTGggacggaggaggaggccgagaagcTGACCAGCGAGAACGAGATGGATTCGGTCAACG AAGCAGAAGTTCTTTCAGCTCCTCCAAAGCTGGTTTACAACAACTTTGTCTTAAG GTTATCCAGGGAGCTTTTAGTTGCTGTTGCCAGTGGATGGGATAAACATGTTGATATCATTGACAAAATAATTCCCCAGACTTGGAAG GATGAGCCTGTGGCAAGGATACTTGAGCTCTGCATTCTCCATATTGCTATGGCAGAGATGACATCAAAAGGAACACCTCACAAAGTTGTCATTAATGAG GCAGTAGATTTGGCAAAACGATTTTGTGACGGTGGTGCCCCTCGGGTAATCAATGGATGCCTTCGAACTTTCGTAAAAGATCACGTCGACAATACAGGTACTAGTCAGGCAGCTGAATCAAAAGCGTGA
- the LOC120691829 gene encoding glucan endo-1,3-beta-glucosidase 8-like, producing MAASYRQALAAALVAAAVAGLPAAGALGVNWGTMATHRLPSGIVVRMLEDNGIRKVKLFDADPGPMDALAGSGIEVMVGIPNNMLDMMTDYGTARDWVHQNVSSYNFDGGVNIKYVAVGNEPFLSSFNGTFLNVTLPALQNIQRALNDAGLGETIKATVPLNADVYNSPTSNPVPSAGRFRADIADLMTEIVQFLNQSGAPFTVNIYPFLSLYGNDGFPLDYAFFDGTSNPVVDTGSGIQYTNVFDANFDTLVSALGAAGIGGLPVVVGEVGWPTNGDKHATAAYAQKFYAGLLRKLGAKAGTPLRPNQYIEVYLFSLIDEDAKSVAPGNFERHWGIVRYDGQPKYPMDLSGQGGNAALVAARGVQYLPRQWCVVNPSAPDMGSRIGDSVTYACTFADCTALGYGSSCNGMDAAGNASYAFNMYFQTQNQVEGSCDFQGLAAPTAQNPSTDTCNFIIQIVASAAPAPAPAAPALLLLVLRAVLLVAL from the exons ATGGCGGCGAGCTACCGGCAGGCCCTCGCGGCCgctctggtggcggcggcggtcgccgggctgccggcggcgggagcgctCGGGGTGAACTGGGGCACGATGGCGACGCACCGGCTGCCGTCGGGCATCGTGGTGCGGATGCTGGAGGACAACGGCATCAGGAAGGTGAAGCTGTTCGACGCCGACCCCGGGCCGatggacgcgctcgccggcagCGGCATCGAGGTCATGGTGGGCATCCCCAACAACATGCTGGACATGATGACGGACTACGGCACGGCCAGGGACTGGGTGCACCAGAACGTCAGCAGCTACAACTTCGACGGCGGCGTGAACATCAA ATACGTAGCCGTTGGGAATGAGCCTTTCCTGTCGTCTTTCAACGGCACGTTCCTGAACGTCACGCTGCCCGCCCTGCAGAACATCCAGCGCGCCCTCAACGACGCCGGCCTCGGCGAAACCATCAAGGCCACCGTGCCGCTGAACGCCGACGTGTACAACTCCCCGACGAGCAACCCCGTCCCGTCCGCCGGCCGGTTCCGCGCGGACATCGCCGACCTCATGACGGAGATCGTGCAGTTCCTCAACCAGAGCGGCGCGCCCTTCACCGTCAATATCTACCCGTTCCTGAGCCTGTACGGCAACGACGGCTTCCCGCTGGACTACGCCTTCTTCGACGGCACGAGCAACCCCGTGGTGGACACCGGCAGCGGCATCCAGTACACGAACGTGTTCGACGCCAACTTCGACACGCTCGTGTCCGCGCTCGGCGCGGCGGGCATCGGCGGCCTCCCCGTGGTGGTCGGCGAGGTCGGGTGGCCGACCAACGGCGACAAGCACGCCACCGCGGCGTACGCGCAGAAGTTCTACGCGGGGCTGCTGCGGAAGCTGGGGGCCAAGGCCGGCACGCCGCTGCGGCCGAACCAGTACATCGAGGTGTACCTGTTCAGCCTCATCGACGAGGACGCCAAGAGCGTGGCGCCGGGCAACTTCGAGCGGCACTGGGGCATCGTGCGGTACGACGGCCAGCCCAAGTACCCGATGGACCTGTCCGGGCAGGGCGGGAAcgcggcgctggtggcggcgcgcggggtgCAGTACCTGCCCCGGCAGTGGTGCGTGGTGAACCCGAGCGCGCCGGACATGGGCAGCAGGATCGGCGACAGCGTCACCTACGCGTGCACCTTCGCTGACTGCACGGCGCTCGGGTACGGCTCGTCGTGCAACGGCATGGACGCCGCCGGCAACGCGTCGTACGCGTTCAACATGTACTTCCAGACGCAGAACCAGGTGGAGGGCAGCTGCGACTTCCAGGGGCTCGCGGCGCCGACGGCGCAGAACCCGTCCACGGACACCTGCAATTTCATCATTCAGATCGTGGCGTcggcggccccggcgccggcgccggcggcgcctgcgCTGCTCCTCTTGGTTCTTCGCGCTGTCCTGCTGGTTGCTCTGTGA
- the LOC120692954 gene encoding cation/calcium exchanger 1-like: MALSRGRARTAPAAVPSACFLLLLVLLLTSSSLPAAPGRDGDSSTSTSTGPVLRFTTSSSSSGKGQGDDCAELQSIDGGAARCAYLRAHSPCSPAGYVDYLRLFYCGFAGAPPAACAALALWLAVLFYLLGDTASEYFCASLEGLSAALRLPPAVAGVTLLSLGNGAPDVFASVVSFAAGDGGGVGLSSALGGALFVSTVVAGAVALAVGARGGVVVEWRGFVRDLCFLLLALCYLLAVLVNGAVTVWVAVSFVSLYVGYVVIVWTSHCCAEQGKPPAAGLAAPLLLDEDYGDDVPSLPSHSKTGSAASGAASRGRAWLHCIARALCMPLYLPRRLTIPDIAAHRWSRPYAVASAALAPVLLAFTWISQRHHLVSSSHRHSLPVLLGGAIVGLLLAALAAATTDAGSPPRGRKRRVPWLAAGFLMSVLWAYTLARELVALLVAMGYVVGIKPSVLGVTVLAWGDSLGDLVSNVAMAVHGGPGGAQTAVSACYAGPLFNTVVGLGLSLALAAGAQHPAPFVVPADAAAYEAVGFLGAALAWALFVLPVRGMRIDRVYGVGLVAIYLCFFAVRVFETLGLWA; encoded by the coding sequence ATGGCGCTCTCCCGCGGGCGCGCGCGCactgcccccgccgccgtccccagcGCCTgcttcctccttctcctcgtgctcctcctcacctcctcctccctccccgccgccccggGGCGCGACGGCgactcctccacctccacctccaccggcCCGGTTCTCCGTTTcaccacgtcgtcgtcgtcctccgggAAGGGGCAGGGGGACGACTGCGCGGAGCTGCAGTCCATCGACGGCGGGGCGGCCCGGTGCGCCTACCTCCGCGCGCACTCCCCCTGCTCCCCGGCGGGGTACGTGGACTACCTCCGCCTCTTCTATTGCGGcttcgccggcgcgccgccggcggcgtgcgccgCGCTCGCGCTGTGGCTAGCGGTGCTCTTCTACCTGCTGGGCGACACCGCGTCCGAGTACTTCTGCGCGTCGCTCGAGGGCCTCTCCGCGGCGCTGCGCCTGCCCCCCGCCGTCGCGGGCGTCACGCTGCTCTCGCTCGGCAACGGCGCGCCCGACGTGTTCGCCAGCGTCGTCTCGTTcgccgcgggcgacggcggcggggtcgggCTCAGCAGCGCGCTCGGCGGGGCGCTGTTCGTGTCCACCGTCGTCGCGGgcgccgtcgcgctcgccgtgggcgcgcgcggcggggtcgTCGTCGAGTGGCGCGGCTTCGTGCGCGACctctgcttcctcctcctcgcgctctGCTACCTGCTCGCCGTGCTGGTGAACGGCGCGGTCACCGTCTGGGTGGCCGTGTCGTTCGTCTCGCTCTACGTCGGCTACGTCGTCATCGTCTGGACCTCCCACTGCTGCGCCGAGCAGGGcaagccgccggccgccgggctcgccgcgccgctcctcctcgaTGAGGACTACGGCGACGACGTCCCGTCCCTGCCGTCCCACTCCAAGACAGGGTCGGCGGCATCTGGTGCCGCGTCAAGGGGAAGAGCCTGGCTGCATTGCATCGCGCGCGCGCTCTGCATGCCTCTGtacctcccgcgccgcctcaccATCCCGGACATCGCCGCGCACCGCTGGTCCCGCCCCtacgccgtcgcctccgccgcgctggCGCCGGTCCTCCTCGCCTTCACCTGGATCTCGCAGCGCCACCACCTGGTGTCCTCCTCGCACCGGCACAGCCTCCCGgtgctcctcggcggcgccaTCGTCGGCCTCCTGCTcgcggcgctcgccgcggccaccACGGACGCCGGCTCCCCTCCCCGCGGCCGCAAGCGCCGCGTGCCGTGGCTCGCCGCGGGGTTCCTGATGAGCGTGCTGTGGGCCTACACCCTGGCGCGCGAGCTCGTGGCGCTCCTGGTGGCCATGGGGTACGTGGTGGGCATCAAGCCGAGCGTGCTGGGCGTGACGGTGCTGGCGTGGGGCGACTCCCTGGGCGACCTGGTGTCGAACGTGGCGATGGCGGTGCACGGCGGCCCCGGTGGCGCGCAGACGGCGGTGTCGGCGTGCTACGCGGGCCCGCTGTTCAACACGGTGGTGGGGCTGGGCCTGTcgctggcgctggcggcgggcgCGCAGCACCCGGCGCCGTTCGTGGTGcccgcggacgcggcggcgtaCGAGGCGGTGGGGTTCCTGGGCGCGGCGCTGGCGTGGGCGCTGTTCGTGTTGCCCGTCCGCGGGATGCGCATCGACCGCGTCTACGGCGTCGGGCTCGTCGCCATCTACCTCTGCTTCTTCGCCGTGCGCGTCTTCGAGACGCTGGGGCTCTGGGCCTAG